In Maridesulfovibrio sp., a single genomic region encodes these proteins:
- a CDS encoding endo alpha-1,4 polygalactosaminidase, producing MVGFSLFGYRIAFGKNPARISSWACYYGSADRTSDLLKFDLCVLSETGQDPAPLRSQGRKALAYISLGELHGNSQYLEEAKKQGLLSRYNENWDSWVVDVRRPEWRKLLFDKLIPNALARGYDGLFFDTLDSPIDMQRRDPDAYKGTERACVELVRAIREKFPDLILCQNRGFEIIRRTAPYLDYLLIEGLTCSMAPDSKEASAVPHADRDFLLAKTAEAVKANPKLVVLSLDYAPADDSFNIGSACEFSRKQGFVPYVSTPALDEVFVHAQCF from the coding sequence GTGGTTGGGTTCAGCCTTTTCGGATACAGGATCGCATTCGGGAAAAATCCGGCCCGGATTTCTTCCTGGGCCTGTTATTACGGCAGTGCCGACCGAACTTCAGACCTCTTGAAGTTCGATCTCTGCGTGCTTTCGGAAACCGGGCAGGACCCGGCACCGCTGCGTTCTCAAGGGCGTAAGGCGCTTGCTTACATCAGTCTCGGAGAATTGCACGGGAACAGTCAGTATCTTGAAGAGGCTAAAAAGCAGGGGTTGTTATCCCGTTATAATGAGAATTGGGATTCATGGGTTGTGGATGTGCGCCGTCCGGAATGGCGGAAACTGCTTTTCGACAAATTGATTCCGAATGCGCTTGCCCGCGGATATGACGGGCTTTTTTTTGATACGCTTGATTCTCCGATAGACATGCAGCGCCGTGATCCGGATGCCTACAAAGGCACCGAGCGGGCCTGTGTGGAACTGGTCAGGGCCATTCGCGAAAAATTCCCAGATCTCATTCTCTGCCAGAATCGCGGCTTCGAGATAATACGGCGTACTGCCCCGTATCTTGATTACCTGCTTATCGAGGGGCTGACCTGTTCCATGGCCCCGGACTCGAAGGAAGCCTCGGCAGTTCCCCATGCAGACCGCGATTTTCTGCTCGCCAAAACCGCAGAGGCGGTAAAAGCGAATCCGAAACTTGTTGTCCTCAGCCTGGATTACGCCCCGGCGGACGACTCATTTAATATCGGCAGCGCCTGTGAATTTTCCAGAAAACAGGGGTTTGTGCCGTATGTAAGCACTCCGGCCCTTGATGAGGTTTTTGTCCATGCGCAATGTTTTTAG